The bacterium genomic sequence CCATCCGGTCGGGTTATCGCGTGCTAGTCTGTGTGTAATTTGACATGCGCCATACGCGGTGCCGAAGCTGGCACCCTGCGGCGCATTACAAGGGGAGCGTCCCCCGGTTAGGTCCCTAGTGCGCGGCCTTCCGTTTCGAGGATAGCCGCCACCGCCGCGCCCACGGCGATACCACACGCACGGCCCAACGCGATCATGGACTCGACTTCGACGACGTCGACGCCGCGATCGCGCGCCGCCTTGAGCACCGGGTCGGTGATCCGCCGGTCGGCATCCCGCGCGACAAAGATCACGCGGGCCCGCCCACGGTCGATCGCTTTCCTCGTCTGGTTTGTGCCGATGGCCCGCTGTGGAGCAGCGCGAAGGCGTTCAATATCCACGGAAGATCTCGGACCCTGACCCGACTCGGGTAGTATACCAACGCCTGGAAACGGTGTCAACAATATAGAAGGGGCCTC encodes the following:
- a CDS encoding ribosomal L7Ae/L30e/S12e/Gadd45 family protein produces the protein MDIERLRAAPQRAIGTNQTRKAIDRGRARVIFVARDADRRITDPVLKAARDRGVDVVEVESMIALGRACGIAVGAAVAAILETEGRALGT